A window of Cryptomeria japonica chromosome 3, Sugi_1.0, whole genome shotgun sequence contains these coding sequences:
- the LOC131076446 gene encoding LOB domain-containing protein 1-like translates to MDHGIAQFWRSLINFTCAFSTLVNAYSRTMNCGESGKLWTTSCGACKILRRRCGEKCILAPYFPPNNPHMFSMAHHVFGASNIIKILKGIPTDRRADAISSMVYEANARVRDPIYGCAGTICQLQHQISELQSQLAAAQTELMVLHMHQANLPSLVSLCHTSKEDAQPTESDPQYNKNNEYSIDELFSDEMGCIMLWEPWSTLTPNGFIF, encoded by the exons ATGGATCATGGTATTGCACAATTTTGGAGGAGCTTAATCAATTTTACTTGTGCATTCTCGACTCTGGTGAATGCTTATTCCAGGACT ATGAATTGCGGCGAAAGTGGGAAGCTATGGACAACATCATGCGGCGCTTGTAAGATTCTGAGAAGAAGGTGTGGAGAGAAATGCATACTTGCTCCCTACTTTCCACCAAACAATCCACACATGTTTTCCATGGCGCACCATGTTTTCGGAGCAAGTAACATAATCAAGATACTTAAG GGTATTCCAACTGACCGAAGAGCCGATGCAATAAGCAGCATGGTGTATGAAGCAAATGCGCGTGTGAGAGATCCTATTTATGGATGTGCAGGGACTATATGCCAACTTCAGCACCAAATTTCAGAGCTGCAATCTCAATTAGCAGCAGCACAGACCGAGCTGATGGTTCTCCATATGCACCAAGCTAATCTTCCATCCTTAGTCTCATTGTGCCATACATCAAAAGAAGATGCACAACCCACCGAAAGTGACCCACAATATAACAAAAACAATGAATATAGCATCGATGAATTATTTTCAGATGAAATGGGGTGCATAATGCTGTGGGAACCATGGTCGACATTGACACCAAATGGTTTTATTTTCTGA
- the LOC131076447 gene encoding LOB domain-containing protein 1-like, which produces MQMNRSGSGKPWASPCAACKILRRRCGEKCILAPYFPPNNPHKFSTAHHVFGASNIVKMLKGVPTDRRDDAISSMVYEANARVRDPIYGCAGTICQLQHQISELQSQLAAAQAELLALHMHQANLLSLISLSHTSKEDAQPTESDPQYKENKEYNIDGLFSDEMECLMLWEPR; this is translated from the exons ATGCAGATGAATCGCAGCGGAAGTGGGAAGCCATGGGCAAGTCCATGCGCCGCTTGTAAAATTCTTAGAAGAAGGTGTGGTGAGAAATGCATACTTGCTCCCTACTTTCCACCAAACAATCCCCACAAGTTTTCTACCGCGCACCATGTTTTCGGAGCAAGTAACATAGTCAAGATGCTTAAG GGTGTTCCAACCGATCGAAGAGACGATGCAATAAGTAGCATGGTGTATGAAGCGAATGCAAGGGTGAGAGATCCTATTTATGGATGTGCAGGGACTATATGCCAACTTCAGCACCAAATATCAGAGCTGCAATCTCAATTAGCAGCAGCACAAGCCGAGCTATTGGCCCTTCATATGCACCAAGCTAATCTCCTGTCCTTAATTTCATTATCTCACACGTCAAAAGAAGATGCACAACCCACCGAAAGTGACCCACAATATAAAGAAAACAAGGAATATAACATCGATGGATTATTCTCAGATGAAATGGAGTGCCTAATGCTGTGGGAACCACGCTAG
- the LOC131076437 gene encoding LOB domain-containing protein 1, giving the protein MEVEKTIFSSSMNCGGSGKPWASPCAACKILRRRCGEKCILAPYFPPDNPHKFSIAHHVFGASNITKMLKGIPTDQRADAISSMVYEANARVKDPIYGCAGTVCQLQHQISELQSQLAASQAELMALHMHQANLPSLVSLCYASKEDAQPTERDPQYKENNEYNIDDLFPDEIEHLMLWEPR; this is encoded by the exons ATGGAAGTAGAAAAGACAATCTTCTCAAGCTCG ATGAATTGCGGCGGAAGTGGGAAGCCATGGGCAAGTCCATGTGCCGCTTGTAAAATTCTTAGGAGGAGGTGTGGAGAGAAATGCATACTTGCTCCCTACTTTCCACCAGACAATCCACACAAGTTTTCTATCGCGCACCATGTTTTTGGAGCAAGTAACATAACCAAGATGCTTAAG GGTATTCCAACAGACCAAAGAGCAGATGCAATAAGTAGCATGGTGTATGAAGCGAATGCGAGGGTGAAAGATCCTATTTATGGATGTGCAGGGACTGTATGCCAACTTCAGCACCAAATATCAGAGCTGCAATCTCAATTAGCAGCATCACAGGCAGAGCTTATGGCCCTCCATATGCACCAAGCTAATCTTCCATCCTTAGTCTCATTATGCTACGCATCAAAAGAAGATGCACAACCCACTGAAAGAGACCCACaatataaagaaaacaatgaatatAACATCGATGACTTATTCCCAGATGAAATTGAGCACCTAATGCTGTGGGAACCACGCTAG